The Maylandia zebra isolate NMK-2024a linkage group LG7, Mzebra_GT3a, whole genome shotgun sequence genome contains a region encoding:
- the LOC101468333 gene encoding maternal protein exuperantia-1: MQKTEEAEGAQQSLVFFDLETTGLDPNCEIVQLAAVSGGHSLNLYVVPRCRMQQGASKVTGFKVHRQRLYLHRQPVLTNSLREVLVSFIAFLQMLGRPLVVGHNIRRFDCVLLARALDEFGLRAEFESLVSGYVDTLPLSREVLKDYGLESFRQENLVRKLLGVSYKAHDALEDVRALQALYDVLRPKPEVICRHRFTLDTMDDKTPVTVAKVHCRLPGQRPLWEHFKQTVTVTEDHNRT, from the exons ATGCAAAAAACTGAGGAAGCTGAAGGCGCTCAACAGTCGCTGGTTTTCTTTGACCTGGAGACGACTGGACTGG ATCCCAATTGTGAGATCGTCCAGCTGGCTGCGGTGAGTGGAGGCCACTCGCTGAACCTCTACGTCGTCCCTCGCTGTCGAATGCAGCAAGGAGCTTCCAAGGTGACTGGCTTCAAGGTTCACAGGCAGAGGCTGTACCTGCACCGGCAGCCTGTTCTCACCAACTCCCTCAGAGAGGTGCTCGTCTCCTTTATAGCTTTCCTTCAGATGCTCGGCCGCCCTCTCGTCGTCGGCCACAACATTCGGCGCTTTGATTGTGTGCTTCTGGCTCGCGCGCTAGATGAATTTGGTCTCAGAGCAGAGTTTGAGTCTTTGGTCTCAGGTTACGTTGACACTCTGCCGCTGTCACGTGAGGTGCTGAAGGACTATGGGCTGGAGAGTTTTCGACAGGAGAACTTGGTCAGGAAGCTGCTGGGCGTGAGCTACAAGGCCCATGATGCTCTGGAGGACGTGCGGGCTTTACAGGCACTGTATGATGTTCTTCGGCCCAAGCCGGAAGTGATCTGCAGGCACAGATTTACTCTGGACACCATGGACGACAAAACACCTGTCACAGTTGCCAAAGTGCACTGCAGACTACCAGGACAGCGCCCCCTGTGGGAGCACTTCAAACAGACCGTGACGGTTACGGAGGATCATAACAGAACCTGA
- the LOC101468618 gene encoding DNA polymerase III PolC-type translates to MAQDRTVVFFDLETTGLDTTVCDIIQLGAICEDRIFNVYILPRQPLTESAKRVTGFTVSNNRLFLHGVPVDTIPLAEALTNFIAFLRSFHRPVLLVAHNAKRFDAPVLTRWLQNCSLLQQFQQVVSGFLDTFLLSKDLFRLSSYSQESMVRRFLGKSYDAHNAVEDAKMLQELYKAWRPTTFSVSNCTFGTKQKY, encoded by the exons ATGGCTCAAGACAgaactgttgttttctttgaccTGGAAACCACTGGATTAG ACACCACGGTGTGTGACATCATTCAGCTCGGCGCCATCTGTGAAGACAGGATCTTTAATGTCTACATCCTCCCCCGCCAGCCTCTCACAGAGAGCGCAAAACGTGTCACGGGCTTCACCGTCAGCAACAACCGCCTCTTTCTCCACGGGGTTCCCGTGGACACCATCCCTCTTGCGGAGGCTCTCACTAATTTCATCGCCTTCCTGCGCTCCTTCCACCGTCCAGTGCTGCTGGTGGCCCACAATGCAAAGCGCTTTGATGCACCTGTGCTCACCAGGTGGCTGCAGAATTGCTCCCTCCTGCAGCAGTTCCAACAGGTGGTGTCTGGGTTCCTGGACACCTTCTTGCTTAGCAAGGACCTGTTTCGTCTGAGCAGTTACTCCCAGGAGTCCATGGTCCGGCGCTTCCTGGGAAAAAGCTACGACGCTCATAATGCTGTGGAGGATGCCAAAATGCTGCAGGAGCTGTACAAGGCCTGGAGACCTACCACATTTAGCGTCTCCAATTGTACCTTCGGGACAAagcaaaaatattaa